A section of the Halocalculus aciditolerans genome encodes:
- a CDS encoding pirin family protein: MVSNESLGGRDEPVPGEMVQHGTGVNSKRAFPTNNYPANLDPFVLFERFYIDPDKGFPMHPHKGFEIVSYMIEGGMEHEDSLGVSHTAYENEAMRITTGSGIQHSEFPADGAACNGLQLWVNLPRDEKEADPDYVDATQADLPTAEYDGATVTTVVGDGSPLDLYTDMEYLDVRVADEWTWTVEDGWSGFLFGVDGEGTVDGDAFEKGDVLPVTEARDVDLASDDGFRAVAVSGEPHDEPIRQRGPYVL, from the coding sequence ATGGTGTCAAACGAGTCGCTGGGGGGTCGGGACGAGCCGGTTCCCGGGGAGATGGTGCAGCACGGGACGGGCGTGAATTCGAAGCGCGCGTTCCCGACGAACAACTACCCGGCGAACCTCGACCCGTTCGTGCTGTTCGAGCGGTTCTACATCGACCCGGACAAGGGCTTCCCGATGCACCCGCACAAGGGGTTCGAGATCGTCTCCTACATGATCGAGGGCGGGATGGAGCACGAGGACTCGCTCGGCGTGAGCCACACGGCCTACGAGAACGAGGCGATGCGCATCACGACGGGGAGCGGCATCCAGCACTCGGAGTTCCCGGCGGACGGCGCGGCCTGTAACGGCCTGCAGCTCTGGGTGAACCTCCCGCGCGACGAGAAGGAGGCGGACCCGGACTACGTCGACGCGACGCAGGCGGACCTCCCGACGGCGGAGTACGACGGCGCGACCGTCACGACGGTCGTCGGCGACGGCTCGCCGCTCGACCTCTACACGGACATGGAGTACCTCGACGTCCGAGTCGCCGACGAGTGGACGTGGACGGTCGAAGACGGCTGGTCGGGCTTCCTCTTCGGCGTCGACGGCGAAGGCACGGTGGACGGCGACGCCTTCGAGAAGGGCGACGTGCTCCCCGTGACCGAAGCGCGCGACGTCGACCTCGCGAGCGACGACGGCTTCCGCGCCGTCGCCGTCTCCGGCGAACCCCACGACGAGCCCATCCGCCAGCGCGGCCCCTACGTCCTCTAA